A window from Malania oleifera isolate guangnan ecotype guangnan chromosome 7, ASM2987363v1, whole genome shotgun sequence encodes these proteins:
- the LOC131160872 gene encoding secreted RxLR effector protein 161-like yields the protein MERRSVQRRPEADDSTSRVKESKLTPFVPDVAGGIQVNVGWVRTSVIVVGNPVIGLGHVSDRQRKHQFVNRSRAKYASELLSRAGFTDCKTIDTPVELNAHLTPSWGKPLYNPSLYKHLVGSLVYLTITYPDISYDIHQMSQYLSAPHSTHYATVLRYLKGTLFYGLFYSTQSSLVLLTFSDVDWAGDPTDRRSTTGYCFLLGTSLISWRSKKQTLMARSSTKAKYRALADTTSELLWLRWL from the exons atggagaggagatcagtACAGAggaggccagaggcagatgaCAGTACATCGAGGGTTAAGGAGAGCAAGCTTACCCCATTTGTCCCAGATGTGGCCggaggcatccaggtgaatgtaggatgggtgAGAACGTCTGTTATTGTTGTGGGAAACCCAGTCATAGGTCTTGGTCATGTCAGCGACCGCCAGCGCAAGCACCAGTTCGTAAACCGTTCCAGG GCTAAGTATGCATCTGAACTCTTGTCTCGAGCCGGATTCACTGATTGCAAGACTATTGACACTCCAGTTGAACTTAATGCACATCTGACTCCCTCATGGGGGAAACCATTGTATAATCCCTCTCTTTACAAACACTTAGTTGGCAGCCTAGTTTATCTCACTATCACCTATCCAGACATCTCCTATGATATTCACCAGATGAGCCAGTATCTGTCTGCTCCACATTCGACTCACTATGCTACTGTTTTGCGATATCTGAAGGGCACTCTCTTCTATGGCCTTTTCTACTCTACTCAGTCTTCGCTTGTTCTTCTTACATTCTCTGATGTTGATTGGGCAGGAGATCCCACTGATCGTAGGTCCACCACTGgttattgttttcttcttggTACTTCTCTAATTTCTTGGCGAAGTAAGAAACAAACCCTTATGGCCCGCTCTAGTACTAAAGCAAAATATCGTGCCCTTGCTGATACCACATCTGAGCTCCTTTGGCTACGATGGCTCTGA